ttccctgtcctcccccttcacctaatTCTGGCCTCCTCTCCTTGTCCCCATCTCtccatttccccccttcccttttctgcaccctctcctcacctccatcgtctccctttccacctctctGTCTTTGCtgggcctcttcccctccctccctccttcctggctccCCAATCCCCGAGCGGGCTACCAGAagcagggcagggaatgccagAAGCGGGACGGGGAATGCCAGAAGCGGGACAGGAAATGCCAGAAGCAGGAAAGGGAATGCCATCAGGGGGCGCCGAGGAACTAGAATTGCCCCTATCCTTAGCCCGTTCATTCCCGCGGCTGCGGAGCCGGAGCTAGGAAAACCAGGAATCCCTGGGAGCCAGGGACCGGGGCTCTTGCTTTCAGGCCTCCACCCCGGCTCCCCaccctccagctctctgctctgtGGGCCCGAGCCCTGGGCTTCCGCGCTGTTCTCATCACCCAAACGGCTTCATCCGTCTCCTTGGGCCCAGGGAGATGGAAAgggactggggggaggaggggaggtgtggaAGGGAGCAGGCCcccgggagtggggaagaaggagaagggaataaaTTACCGCCCAGGGAGTAGGATGGGGGCTGGGCCTCCCATGCCAGTGGAGGTGCGGGGGGTTGGGGCTAGATCCCTGGGAGAATTGGGATTGAAGGTCCTGGGTCCCCAGGCGGCCTCGGGGAAATTCCGCCCCCTGAACCAGTGGCTGTACATCAACGCCCTCGAGTGTCTCCCAGAAGATGGGGAGCCCCCGCCGAGCCCCGAAGATTGTGCCCCCGTGAGTGTCTTGAGTCTGGGATGGGGACCagatggagggagaaggctgGGCTCGGAGCGGGTGTGGAAGGGCACTGCGGGGGAAGTGAGAGGCTTGGGGGGGCTCTTTAGGGGTCAAGGGCATGGAGGGGGGATGCTAAGATGGGATCTCCAGCGTTGGGCTCAGAGGGTCTCTGCGGCGGGGATAGAGTGCTGGGCTTGGAGGAGCCCTCATCTGAGGTGACGACAGGGAGCCCTTTCTGGCTCTTCCAGCTTGACAGCCGCTACGATGGACAGAGAGCCGTGTTTGGGACCGATTTCCAGAAGAAGCTGGGCCGTCAGTGCTACTTCTTGGTGAGCAAACCTGGAGGAGCCGgtgcagggggagctgagggggctGCTATGAGTagctgggctggagggagggaatgtgactgggAGCTGAGGAGAGTCCAGAGgttagggaggggggaggaaagggggtggctCAGTGCCGCGTCAGTCCCCAGTCTAGGGGGGATAggtgttgctgaattgcactttccgaccgcttagtacagtgctctgcacacggtaagcgctcaataaatgcgattgaatgaatgaatgaaaaagaggtgAGAGTGGGGGTTCCCAGATGGAAGGGATGCAGGCTGGTTTCGgcagctttgggaagcagcgtggtcgaggggaaaaagcacgggcctgggaatcagaggacgtgggttcactCGTTcgtacagtcgtatttattgagcgattactctgcgcgagcactgtactgagctcctgggagagtacgctacaacaatcaacagagacattccctgcccagtgagctttcagtcttctaagcagcgtggctcagtggaaagagcccgggcatgggtcagaggtcatgggttctaatcccggctccgccacttgtcagctgtgtgacttcgggcaagtcacttcacttctctgggcctcagtgacctcatctgtaaaagggggatgaagactgcgagccccacgtgggacaacctgatcaccttgtgtccccccagtgcttagaacagtgctttgcacatagtaagcgcttaacaaatgccatctttttttttctaatcccgggtctgctgtatgtctgccgcgtgaccttgggcaagccacttcacttctctgggcctcagcgatctcatctgtaaaatggggattaagactgggaaccccacgtggggacggggacggtgtctaacccgattaccttgtatctaccccagctctcagaacagtgcttagcgcttaGCACTGatcaaatacaattataatagtaattattatcgttatgattCATTATCAGGTGGGAGCCGGGGCGATTGGCTGCGAGCTGCTCAAGTCGTTCGCGATGCTGGGCTTGGGAGCTGGGCCAGGGGGAGGTATTACTGTCACGGACATGGACTCTATTGAACGCTCCAACCTCTGTCGCCAGTTCCTCTTCCGCCCGCAGGATGTGTCTGTAAgttgggctgggggcgggggacccaGGGCACGTGGaggtaagagggaggaaggagactgccacttgtcagctgtgcgactgtgggcaagtcacttcacttctctgcgcctcagttacctcatctggaaaatggggattaactgtgagcctcacgcgggacaacccgattaccctgtatctaccccggcgcttagaaaggtgctctgcacgtagtaggcacttaacagataccgacattattattattattattattaccaggatgGGGGAGCGAGGGTGCCGCAGGGTGTCGGGGTACTCTGCTCTCGAGAAATGGGATCCAGGGGGTCTAGCTCCCAATTTCCTACATCCTCAATGGGGCAGCTGCAGGCTTGGGTCTGCTGGGCAGCTGAGGGAACTCGGGGGATGGGAACGGCCCCCTTCCGTGGGACCACGGCGCCCCGGGGGAACGGAGGGCTCCCCGCTTTGGCCTAGCCTAGGGGCTTTCCTggtgctctccctcttccccgcagAAGCCTAAGGCGGAGGTGGCTGCAGCTGCAGCCCGGCAGCTGAACCCCAGGCTGGCAGTGACCCCACACGTGCACCGCGTGGGGCCCGACACGGAAAGCATCTTCGGGGATGacttcttctctgggctccaCGGTGTGGCCACGGCGCTGGACAACTTTGAGGGCCgtgagtgcccccccccccctcctccctggggGTTCCTGGGTCGGCCACGGCCCCGTGGACTGAGCTTCCCAAAGCCCGCGGTGCCGGCGGGATGCCCCCGGAGGCTGCCTCCGCTGCCGACCGTTAACTCGaccctcgtatcctccccaggccAGTACGTGGCCGATCGCTGTGTGCACTACCTAAAGCCGATGCTGGAGTCGGGCACGCAGGGCACCCGGGGCAGCGCCGGCGTCTACCTACCTTTCCTGACCCAGCGCTACCGAGCCCCGGTCGTGAACACTTCACCCACCTTTCCTGTCTGCACCCTGCGCCACTTCCCCAGTGCCATCGAGCATACCCTGCAGGTACAGTTCCGACCCGTCCCGCCACTCCTCCAGAGCCTCATCTGTTTTCCAGCCCTCCAGCCCTTCCGCCACCCACTCGAaggctccaccccagccccagggaCCCCACCCATCTCTAACCCTCCCCCCAGCATCTCCCCTCACCTGTCCCTCTGTTCTCCATTTCTTTCTGACGGACCATCCTTTCCGCCCTGGTGTCGGAGTGGCGGGTGGACCCCCTCTGAGGGGCCCAGGAGGGAACCCGGAGCAGCCCTACAAGGAGGCCAGAAATACGTGGGGAACAGGCCACTCCCTCGCGGGCTTGGCAAACGGGGCTCTTCCCCCCTGCCATACCGttcccatcttctcctccccctcgctTGGTTTTTCTTCCCAGTGGGCCCGGGATGAGTTTGAGGGCCTGTTCCGGCAGCCGGCAGAGACCGTCCACCGTTACCTGCGGTGAGCCCCGGAAGGGGGTGTGGGACggagggagggtggcgggggaacGGTGCGGGGGATTGAGAGGGAGGCTGGGCCGGGGCAGGCAAATCGCGGCCCACCCAGGGCCACAGGAAGGGCTCCTGGGATACAGTGATGCGTGGATGACCGGCGCTGAGGGACTGAAGCTGCAGTTGGTCTTGGTTCTTGGGAGGGCCCGAAACCACCGGGGTCCTTGGCTCAGCGGGACCTGTACCCTCCCCTTAGCGAACCGTCCTTCCTGGAGACGCTGGAGGGGGCACAGGCCCTGACGTTACTGGAGAGCCTCTACAGCAGCCTGACCCATCGGCCCCAAGACTGGCGTGACTGTGTGAGCTGGGCCCGGCGCCTCTGGCAGCTCCACTACCACGATGGCATTCGTCAGCTGCTGCTCCACTTCCCCCCAGAAAAGGTGTGCGCCGTGGGCCGAGCAGGGAGGCCGAGGCAGGCAGGCAAGCAGGGAGGGCGCTCCCAGGGACCGGGGATGGATCCTAGGCCCGAAGCAAGTGCCGGGGCACATCCTGGGGGGCCATAGATGCACTgagtggggcagagccagggaatCGGTTAACCAGGGAAAGGGACTTATTTTCAAGTGTCTGACAATGTTCAGAGGCCTTCCCTTCAGCGGAGACTGGTCAGATGTTTTGAGCCGGTTATTTCGGCATGTGAGTGTGACCTCTCTATCGGTTGCCAGTACCGTACTTCCAAGAGTCCCCTTCTGCTTCGATTGCAGCCAGGTACCTGGGGAgacggtgggggggaaggggggtgctGCTTTCTTGCCCCCCGGCCCTACTTTGAGTAGGGTTTAAAAGAatgatctgtctccctcccctgcagaggaagggggggaagacgGCCAGTTAAACGAGAATTAGGAGCACGTTTAGCCGAAGGATGCCTTGTGGCCCGATCCCCTGGGTCCCGCTAAACTGGATAAGAAAAGACAAAGAAAGTTTTCATGGGGTTTCTGTATACTGACACTCTCTGTGATTGCTGCAGGAACTCCGAGTACTGTTGCCAAATATTTTTAAACTGGTTTTTGAAACAATTCCTTTACTTTGAAATTCAATCAGAAACAGATGGTTTTATGTTTTCCTTGCAGAACTGAAATTTGGGATCTGCAGATCTggaaatatacatatatttccAAATCTGTCCCCTTAAAGCAGTATTTGGTTTTGTAGACCCACTCAGTTTCAAGTTCACTGTGGAACGGGGGGAGGGAGCGTGTCACAAGAATTTGGAGATCACTGGTAGAGTGCCCTGAGAGGGACCTCAGTTCcacgagggggagggggactttGGAGGGTCAGTAATTCCCCTGCAGCCTGGCAGCCTCTTGTAGATCccaccagactataagctccttgagcagggttgtgtctaccaacagcaCAACAACCACAACAGGTTgtgtctgttgtaatgtactttcccaagcgttcagcacagtgctctgcacacagtaagccctcaataaataccactgattgattattgtggTAGTACCTACTGAGCATCTACCTGAGGCAatgcactgcactaggtgcttgggaaatacagcctAACGAAGTgagccgttccctgcccacaaggagctaacaccctaacggggagagacaaacataaaaatactttTTGCAAATGCCCTATCCGCCAGATGAGCCAAGATGGAGtccccttctggtctggaacaaaGCGCTGTCCCCAGCCTCTGGATTTTGACCACCGCAACGTGAGTGAAGGGGCAGAGGGCGAGGGATGGTGGGCGGGGACCAGAGCCCAGGGATTGGAGGGAACAGACTAAAGCCCCTCTCCGGGCACCGGTGCCTGGGAAAGGTCTCCAAGAAGCTTCCCCaaatggggctggggctgggccctgggaccttttcttccttcctctcctcctctcctctccattaagGGAAGCAGTCTGGGGTTTCCCATTCGGGCGTGACATGAAGGTGGTGGTGCCAGAGAGCGTTGATACCCGGGGCCCCCTAACTGAAGCGGCACCTGGGAAGGGGAAATTGCCTTTCTATaaccctcagactgtgagccccacgtgggacagggactgcgttcgacGCAAACGTCTTGCATCCACTCcggtgctgagtacagcgcttagcacgtagCGAGTGCTTGAGAAATATCAGAATTTTTATGCTAAGCTCTGTGCTGAATATAGGATAGTTAGATCCTGACgggctctgttatattattgtggtgtactctcccagatgcttagtacagtgccctgcacacggtaagtgctcaataaatatgatggattgaccgGCTCCTGTCTtcttattttgatgatgatgtttgttaagcctttactttgtGCGAGCATCGTTCTAAATACTGGGttatatgcaagttaatcaggtcagacacagtccctgtcccacatggggctcctagtctatgtgaggaggggtagacagatagaGAGAATAATATAAAAACTAGGAATGACAAAATCAGCCAACTGAGATAAcaaggagagcaggaagggagcaaaggagaggacagaagagagGTCCAGCACCTGATGAGTCCTCTTCCccatgctcctccccacccccagcccagcttcGGGGAATTTGTTCTGATTCTGCCTATGCCCACAGCCCACCCACCTGGACTACATCCTGGCAGCCGCCAACCTGTACGCCCAGGTTTACGGACTATCGGGCTCCAAGAACCGAGACGCTCTGCAGGCCCTGCTGCGAGAGCTGTCTGTCCCTGCCTTCCAGCCCAGGGCCGATGCCCAGATCTTTGCCAGTGACCAGGAGATGGAACAGCAGGCCCCAGAGGACTTCAGTAAGAATCTAGGTCATCTGCCTGCCATTCCTTCCTTCACTGAGCCCCCtgtccccctgctccttcccctgttTGTCCCCCAAAGTCCAGGCTTCCTGGCCTCCAGGATCTCTGCTACCACTGCCCTTGCGCTGAGGGCACCTCGAGCAGCCCAGAGCTCGTACCAACTCTGGGATTCCGCACCTGGCCTCTGGCACTCAGGCACCCTGCCTTGAATGCCCAGGCCCATGTAGGCATGGGGAGAAAGATGTGGGGAGCCCAGAGGAGGCTCGGGACAGTAAGACAGGTCTTGTCCTGAGGAGGCCTAGGGTGGTGAGGAAGGAAGGCCCTAgcgggggggccgaggggaggggagctaGGGGCGGTGAGTGAGAACGGTCCCCCTCTGCCTGGCAGGCACAGAGCAGGAGAAGCGACTCCAGGAGCTGCGCggggccttggagaagcagcaggaaacCTTCCTCCACGCCTCCCCGATGAAGCCACTGCTGTTCGAAAAGGTATCTGCATCCCTGGCCCCGGGAGCGCCGGGGGCTCCCTGGGGGTCCCTGGCCCGGGGGTCCCTGTGGTCAGTGGGCCGAGGTCACAGGGATCACCGGGCCGAACTCCTGCAGGATGACGACAGTAACTTCCACATGGACTTCATTGTGGCCGCATCCAACCTGCGCGCCGAGAACTACGGGATCCCCCCGGCCAACCGCAGCAAGGTCGGCGTCTCTTCGCTCTTCCTCCCCAACCGTAACCAGGACCCCTTGTACACCTTTTCTCCCACTAGTCCCCTACCCCCTCTGCGTTAACCCCTTCCCGCCACCCAGGGGTGTTTTGACTGCCCGTtcgggtctcccccggcccctcagtGGCCGAGTCTCTGGGGCCAACCTGtccgcctgttctccctccagagtAAATTTATCACAGGGCAGATCATCCCGGCCATCGCCACCACCACGGCGGTAGTGGCCGGTCTGGTCTGCCTGGAGCTCTACAAGGTGGTGTGGGGACACCAGAGGCTCAGCTCTTACCGCAACAACTACCTGCACCTGGCTGAGCCCCGTTTCAGCCGTTATGTGCCCACTGCCCCCGTCATCCAGAGGGTGAGTTGTCCCCCTACCCTCTCAGCGCTGCCCTAATCCTGCTTTTCACCCTGCTTTCTACCTCACTCCCttactccagcccctccctccgctcctATCCCCCTCACCCTCTCGGGCAATCCCTTAACCCTCCTggcctctacccctctccctccaggaaATACCGTCTATCCCCTCACGGGGTCatgtcttttttttcttatggtatttctcatggcatttgttaagcgtttactatgggccaggcactgtactaaatcctggagtagataccagctaatcaggtgggacgtagtccctgtcccgcccggggctcacagtcttaatccccattttacagatgaggtaactgaggcacagagcagtgaagtgatttgcccaaggtcaccccgcagacaagtggtggagccaggattagcacccaggtccttctgtctcccaggcccttgctacgtccactagaccacgctgctgtcCTGGAAGGCACGACCTATAATTTTGACTAGGGCAGTGGAGAGCAAGGAACTAGGGGAGCAACGTGGCCGGGTGGAAAGATCCAGGACTGagaggtagaggacctgggttctagtccctgctccaccacttgccggcctTGTGAGCTTGttcaagtcccttcacctctctggccctcagttttcttctctgtcaaatggagaattcagtacctgttctcccaccttctctaactgtgagctccaggtgggaccataagtgtatctaacctgattatcttgtatctaccctagtgcttagtgcctattaagtacttagcaaatactattatcatcatcatcattattattgttattattaatactaaaggCCCTGGGCCCGTCACCCTGCCGCAGCCAATAGGACAGCTTCGCTTCTCCCTAGCTCTGGATGCTCTCAGGATGGCACTCACGTCGAGGGGTggcagggtagatacgagctaatcaggttggacacggtccatgtcccacatgaggctcacaggcttactccccattttccagatgaggtaactga
This genomic stretch from Ornithorhynchus anatinus isolate Pmale09 chromosome X1, mOrnAna1.pri.v4, whole genome shotgun sequence harbors:
- the UBA7 gene encoding ubiquitin-like modifier-activating enzyme 7 isoform X1: MSVPGTSQGIDEELYSRQLYVLGTAAMLRLQDTTVLVSGMRGLGAEIAKNLALAGVGSLTVHDPNPVRWTDLSSQFFLSEKDLGKNRAEVSQPHLAQLNSFVPIRIHTEPLTEAFLRGFQVVVLTDSTLEEQLWVGSFCHKHGVRFLVADARGLVGQLFCDFGEDFTIQDPTEAEPVSAPIQHISQGSPGLVTLCNGQPHDFQDGDWVTFSGIRGMMELNGCAPQPIHLLDEWTLEIGDTMTFTPYLSGGIVTEVKKPQICSYEPLHRALDQPRILASSPKANEEAHCLHQAFRALHHYEKQTGHPPRPWNLVEANEVVALTQKLTPQEQPLDDALVRKFALCCAGDLSPIDSILGGIAAQEVLKAASGKFRPLNQWLYINALECLPEDGEPPPSPEDCAPLDSRYDGQRAVFGTDFQKKLGRQCYFLVGAGAIGCELLKSFAMLGLGAGPGGGITVTDMDSIERSNLCRQFLFRPQDVSKPKAEVAAAAARQLNPRLAVTPHVHRVGPDTESIFGDDFFSGLHGVATALDNFEGRQYVADRCVHYLKPMLESGTQGTRGSAGVYLPFLTQRYRAPVVNTSPTFPVCTLRHFPSAIEHTLQWARDEFEGLFRQPAETVHRYLREPSFLETLEGAQALTLLESLYSSLTHRPQDWRDCVSWARRLWQLHYHDGIRQLLLHFPPEKMSQDGVPFWSGTKRCPQPLDFDHRNPTHLDYILAAANLYAQVYGLSGSKNRDALQALLRELSVPAFQPRADAQIFASDQEMEQQAPEDFSKNLGTEQEKRLQELRGALEKQQETFLHASPMKPLLFEKDDDSNFHMDFIVAASNLRAENYGIPPANRSKSKFITGQIIPAIATTTAVVAGLVCLELYKVVWGHQRLSSYRNNYLHLAEPRFSRYVPTAPVIQRYRHLEWTCWDRLTVPTPPPGQPEMTLQDLLDHIWAEHRLKVTMLLLGSAWLYSRGWPEAKRSRHLSQRVTELVRRVTGRALEPRSRVLVLEVGCEEEEEDATFPPLHYCLRE
- the UBA7 gene encoding ubiquitin-like modifier-activating enzyme 7 isoform X2, whose product is MSVPGTSQGIDEELYSRQLYVLGTAAMLRLQDTTVLVSGMRGLGAEIAKNLALAGVGSLTVHDPNPVRWTDLSSQFFLSEKDLGKNRAEVSQPHLAQLNSFVPIRIHTEPLTEAFLRGFQVVVLTDSTLEEQLWVGSFCHKHGVRFLVADARGLVGQLFCDFGEDFTIQDPTEAEPVSAPIQHISQGSPGLVTLCNGQPHDFQDGDWVTFSGIRGMMELNGCAPQPIHLLDEWTLEIGDTMTFTPYLSGGIVTEVKKPQICSYEPLHRALDQPRILASSPKANEEAHCLHQAFRALHHYEKQTGHPPRPWNLVEANEVVALTQKLTPQEQPLDDALVRKFALCCAGDLSPIDSILGGIAAQEVLKAASGKFRPLNQWLYINALECLPEDGEPPPSPEDCAPLDSRYDGQRAVFGTDFQKKLGRQCYFLVGAGAIGCELLKSFAMLGLGAGPGGGITVTDMDSIERSNLCRQFLFRPQDVSKPKAEVAAAAARQLNPRLAVTPHVHRVGPDTESIFGDDFFSGLHGVATALDNFEGRQYVADRCVHYLKPMLESGTQGTRGSAGVYLPFLTQRYRAPVVNTSPTFPVCTLRHFPSAIEHTLQWARDEFEGLFRQPAETVHRYLREPSFLETLEGAQALTLLESLYSSLTHRPQDWRDCVSWARRLWQLHYHDGIRQLLLHFPPEKMSQDGVPFWSGTKRCPQPLDFDHRNPTHLDYILAAANLYAQVYGLSGSKNRDALQALLRELSVPAFQPRADAQIFASDQEMEQQAPEDFSTEQEKRLQELRGALEKQQETFLHASPMKPLLFEKDDDSNFHMDFIVAASNLRAENYGIPPANRSKSKFITGQIIPAIATTTAVVAGLVCLELYKVVWGHQRLSSYRNNYLHLAEPRFSRYVPTAPVIQRYRHLEWTCWDRLTVPTPPPGQPEMTLQDLLDHIWAEHRLKVTMLLLGSAWLYSRGWPEAKRSRHLSQRVTELVRRVTGRALEPRSRVLVLEVGCEEEEEDATFPPLHYCLRE